The following are encoded in a window of Tessaracoccus flavescens genomic DNA:
- a CDS encoding NADH-quinone oxidoreductase subunit D produces the protein MELDGSDRIACADVTSGFGHRGAEKLFEVRDYRAMIMLADRHDWLAAFSGELSLTLTVENAMRLTSTPRSTMLRTLLAELSRIHSHLAFLSYIADEATAARLWAVVESIRMAMLDWAGNRVHPMLNRVGGLASNAPEGWIDRLEQTLDDAARVAAELRACLAATTRFRGLAVLDSKACLGHGLSGPVARAAGLDLDRRATGYLAYGEIFRPVQPREAGDAESRFAVLIDEVGTSVDMIRMAGRRLPEGEISTRLSRRLKVPEGEHTTDIEAPWGIASCLMVSRGGQTPWRVALRTPSFANLSALGLALEGATTADIPDVVASLGYTIGDADK, from the coding sequence GTCCGGCTTCGGTCACCGCGGCGCCGAGAAGCTGTTCGAGGTGCGCGACTACCGCGCCATGATCATGCTCGCGGACCGGCACGACTGGCTTGCGGCGTTCAGCGGCGAACTCAGCCTGACACTCACGGTGGAGAACGCGATGCGATTGACATCGACGCCGCGATCGACAATGCTTCGCACCCTGCTCGCCGAATTGAGCAGAATACACAGCCACCTCGCATTCCTGTCCTATATCGCCGACGAGGCGACGGCCGCGCGCCTATGGGCGGTGGTCGAGTCAATTCGCATGGCAATGCTCGACTGGGCCGGAAATCGCGTCCACCCCATGCTCAACCGGGTGGGCGGACTCGCCAGCAATGCGCCGGAAGGCTGGATCGACCGGCTCGAGCAGACGCTCGACGACGCGGCCCGGGTCGCGGCAGAACTGCGGGCATGCCTCGCGGCCACCACCCGGTTCCGGGGGCTCGCCGTCCTCGACAGCAAGGCCTGCCTGGGCCATGGCCTTTCGGGCCCGGTCGCCCGCGCCGCAGGGCTCGACCTCGACCGGCGTGCCACCGGATACCTGGCCTACGGGGAGATCTTCCGACCGGTACAGCCTCGGGAGGCGGGAGATGCCGAGTCGCGGTTCGCAGTCCTGATCGACGAGGTGGGCACCTCCGTCGACATGATCCGCATGGCGGGCCGGCGGCTGCCGGAGGGCGAGATCTCGACGCGGCTCTCCCGCAGGCTCAAGGTGCCCGAGGGTGAGCACACCACCGACATTGAGGCCCCCTGGGGCATCGCATCGTGCCTGATGGTCTCACGTGGCGGCCAGACGCCCTGGCGGGTGGCGCTGCGCACGCCCTCGTTCGCGAACCTCTCCGCGCTCGGTCTTGCCCTGGAAGGCGCCACAACAGCAGACATCCCCGATGTCGTAGCCAGCTTGGGCTACACCATCGGGGATGCCGACAAGTAG
- a CDS encoding DUF3180 domain-containing protein, which translates to MSERPKLGLTTVRQAVISVLSGAVVCWLVLLAFEAAGSFPPVVPWSVPITLLALAVVVAIYSRLLPKRREEHKASSQESFAALSVGKAMIMTGAAFAGAHVVYVMRYLQLFDAPLPSQRVIQGAATVVASFALAGAGALLERACVVKDDHDDEDPDGEPA; encoded by the coding sequence TTGAGCGAGCGCCCGAAACTCGGCCTCACCACGGTGAGGCAGGCGGTCATCTCGGTCCTGTCCGGTGCCGTCGTGTGCTGGCTCGTGCTGCTGGCCTTCGAGGCGGCGGGCAGCTTCCCTCCGGTCGTGCCATGGTCGGTGCCGATCACCTTGCTCGCGCTCGCCGTGGTGGTCGCGATCTACAGCAGGCTGCTGCCGAAGCGTCGCGAGGAGCACAAGGCCTCGTCCCAGGAGTCGTTCGCCGCGCTGAGCGTCGGTAAGGCCATGATCATGACGGGTGCCGCCTTCGCAGGCGCCCACGTGGTCTACGTGATGCGCTATCTCCAACTGTTCGATGCCCCGCTGCCCTCGCAACGCGTCATCCAGGGCGCGGCAACGGTCGTCGCATCGTTCGCCCTCGCGGGCGCGGGCGCCCTACTGGAGCGCGCCTGCGTCGTCAAAGACGACCACGATGACGAGGATCCCGACGGCGAACCTGCCTGA
- the folK gene encoding 2-amino-4-hydroxy-6-hydroxymethyldihydropteridine diphosphokinase, with translation MNNGPFDIDVDTLGNLRPISKVVLSLGSNMGDSAAILQEAVDFLAETPDLMLVDVSPVYQTKPVGGIEQDDFLNLIVVAESTLEPLTILDRAQAIEDNFGRVRDVRFGPRTLDIDVIMVGKRISEDNIELPHPRAHERAFVLVPWLDIDPKGEIAGHGPIAELIDDVDVSGVVRRADIVINANTGF, from the coding sequence ATGAATAACGGCCCCTTCGATATCGACGTCGACACGCTGGGAAACCTGCGGCCGATCTCGAAGGTCGTCCTGAGCCTCGGATCGAACATGGGCGACTCGGCGGCGATCCTGCAGGAGGCCGTCGACTTCCTGGCCGAGACGCCCGATCTGATGCTCGTCGACGTCTCGCCGGTCTACCAGACCAAGCCAGTTGGTGGCATCGAGCAGGACGACTTCCTCAACCTGATCGTCGTCGCCGAGTCCACGCTTGAGCCGCTGACCATCCTTGACCGCGCCCAGGCGATCGAGGACAACTTCGGCCGCGTGCGCGATGTCCGCTTCGGTCCCCGAACGCTCGACATCGACGTGATCATGGTGGGGAAGCGGATCTCCGAGGACAACATCGAACTGCCGCATCCCCGCGCCCACGAGCGCGCCTTCGTGCTCGTTCCCTGGCTCGACATCGACCCGAAGGGCGAGATCGCGGGCCACGGCCCCATCGCGGAACTCATCGACGACGTCGACGTGTCTGGCGTGGTGCGCCGGGCCGACATCGTCATCAACGCCAACACGGGATTTTGA
- the folB gene encoding dihydroneopterin aldolase encodes MTEERRDGQSFVVDVILELPLETTSDDLTDTVSYADIADEVEAVITGEPRDLIETVAGEIASRCLAHERVVRATVTVHKPSAPLTQTFADVSVTISRSRDE; translated from the coding sequence TTGACTGAAGAGCGCCGCGACGGCCAGTCGTTCGTCGTCGACGTCATCCTCGAGCTGCCCCTCGAGACCACGAGCGACGACCTCACAGACACCGTGAGCTATGCGGACATCGCCGACGAGGTCGAGGCCGTGATCACCGGCGAACCTCGTGATCTGATCGAGACGGTTGCCGGCGAGATTGCGTCCCGATGCCTGGCTCATGAGAGAGTTGTGCGTGCCACCGTCACGGTGCACAAGCCTTCAGCGCCCCTGACCCAGACCTTCGCGGATGTCTCCGTAACGATCAGCAGGAGTAGAGATGAATAA